The DNA region TTTCCGTATTCCAAACCCCGCACTGTCTCCACGATAACATTCGAATCCCGCGGGATTTTCAGATTCCCCGGATCAAAATAGTATATTTTTCCAGCCGTCTTAAACCTCACCCCTACTACTTTCACCATTGGGGCACACCCTCTTTTCTTTTTGTTTTCTCTCTTTCAATGTTTCGCAGGTTAAAAAACAGGATTTCCAAAACAAGGCGGGTGTTGGCATTACTGCTCAAGCGGGAACCCGCCTTGTCGAGTTCTTCCAGAGCCCGGTAACACGACTTGAGCGAGCAGTTCCCGGCCGCAATAAGATCAAGCGTGCCGGCTGCTTCACCCGTTACCCGCTTTACGATGGTGTCGCGGTAATACAGGGCGATGAACTCCAGGACCAGCTCCATCAGTTCTCGATCTTTTTCCAGCTTCTCCGCCCAGGAACATGCTTCCTGGTAACCCCCGCTTCTCATATCTTCAAAAAGCTCGGCCATGATCCCCATGAATTCCTGTCTGTTAAGTTTTTGAGCAATTTCAAAAGCTTTTCCTGCCGAGCCGCGCGATAAGCCCGGCGGAATTACGGTTTTTATTCCCCTCTCAGCCAACAATTCGTGAATCAAACCGTCATCCAG from Peptococcaceae bacterium includes:
- the holB gene encoding DNA polymerase III subunit delta', with product MGFERLKGQARAVSILQAALKSKRVSHAYLFQGPGGVGKNLAASLFAQALNCETPSGENPCENCAACRKIKAGSHPDILRILPDGASLKIAQIRTMQEKAYFKCYEGKFKVIMIDDVHLLTTEAANCLLKILEDPPERTVFILLAEDAGKLPLTILSRSQAVPFGPLDDGLIHELLAERGIKTVIPPGLSRGSAGKAFEIAQKLNRQEFMGIMAELFEDMRSGGYQEACSWAEKLEKDRELMELVLEFIALYYRDTIVKRVTGEAAGTLDLIAAGNCSLKSCYRALEELDKAGSRLSSNANTRLVLEILFFNLRNIEREKTKRKEGVPQW